Below is a genomic region from Halostella litorea.
CTCGACCCCTTCGCAGGAACGGGTTCCACAGCGGTCGCCGCGAGTCGGTGCGGCAGGAACTCAGTCTCGATCGAACTCGAGCCGGAGTACGTCGACATCGCCGAAGAACGTATTCAGGCAGAGCGCGGGACGTTGACGAACTACCAGAACCTATCAGTCACTGTTGAGCGGTAGGCTGGTCGAGTAGACCGATCTTCTGCAACCCCTTCCGAGTCAGTTCCTCGATCACCTCGTCCCGAGGCTTCCCGTACTCCTTCATCACGTGCTTGATCTGCTCCGCCTCGTCGCCAGCGAATCTGACGCTGGTCTTCACGGTCTCCTCCCCATCTTGCAACTCTTCGGAGATGTCCTCCAGTCTCTCCTCAAAATCGTCCTCGTCGCTGCCCCGTCGAGCGGCCCGCTTCACTAGCGACTCCTTGATGTTCTTCTCCTTGACGAACTTGACCAGATCTTCTCGCTTCGCCTTGGAATCGGTATTCTCCCTGATATGTTTTAGGCTCCCGATAGGAATGTCCCCTGCGTTGACCTCCCCGTCCTCGTCGGGGTCAATCGGCGTTCCAGCCCACTCAGGGTGTACGGGTTCCATCCACCTGCTAATCGTCGGCTGGCTCACGTCGAGTTTCTCCGCTATTTTGGCCTGACTCCACCCTTCTTCGTCGTGAAGACTCCGGATCGCCTTCGCACGATCGTCGAGGGG
It encodes:
- a CDS encoding ParB/RepB/Spo0J family partition protein, yielding MKEIDYLKLDPDELEIDPVNERKSNVQPQKGENSLVDSVRKKGVIQPIVVRERDGNYYVVAGQRRTLAAQIAGIDDIPARVMEMNDAEARVVSITENAEPFNKSVPLDDRAKAIRSLHDEEGWSQAKIAEKLDVSQPTISRWMEPVHPEWAGTPIDPDEDGEVNAGDIPIGSLKHIRENTDSKAKREDLVKFVKEKNIKESLVKRAARRGSDEDDFEERLEDISEELQDGEETVKTSVRFAGDEAEQIKHVMKEYGKPRDEVIEELTRKGLQKIGLLDQPTAQQ